The proteins below come from a single Microbulbifer sp. Q7 genomic window:
- the selD gene encoding selenide, water dikinase SelD, whose translation MKQSEKQPTGAHTHYQDIVLIGGGHSHSVFLQLWAKKPLPGVRVTLVSPQVLSTYSGMLAGMISGHYSYSDIHIDLPRLCRAAGARFVQACAHHIDPVEKTVSLLGRPDLEYDLISLDIGATPCRQIPGSELAIPVKPVGHFHRYWQQLRQQVYRQHQPLRLGVVGGGLGGCELAMAMASALEEPVYSGRVEIHLLQASGKLPQEFSLLGRRLVARELGRLGVRAHRNWRVSEITPCGVHNDEGEFLALDKVLLCTEAGAPPWLAQSGLALDQQGFVRVDEYLRAEQHPSVFAAGDVASPASGGKRQRQRKSARNALNQGPALFHNLRATLLEQPLKPYRETRRFFHQLACGSQRAIVARGGFAAVGSLMWHWKDLHDRRLMHAFEGAAAAHAESARQRIPTRLSALWRTLMQPAPCGLDQRNNMSVAGLRHHSPSRTSEARLLDRALASLPQPQPIVSTLARGRDTAAITLPANQSLLQHSSQITAPVADPWLYGRLSALHALTSLLTAHAQPCTAQALVTLPPGAPEIAARDLQQLLDGAARELNQHNCALNGGSASTGSALQLGLTVNGTIDPQQHQPDHLGARAGDCLILTKPLGTGALFAAECQGKARGRWIQQALEMMLQSNATAADIFADHRAHGLHNISDTGLLGELLTLLKWRNHRAAHGKHGAHATAPHLGAQLLTDALPFLPGATCCAGHGFLSAQHQHNARAYDALQNPTPWRADPLLPLLVDPQICGGLLATVPAEHAQSCLAELQAAGCRHAAIIGVVDELPQSSGQRLYATQPIHLVKGGDWNSLAQRPSAVTS comes from the coding sequence GTGAAACAGTCAGAAAAGCAGCCCACGGGAGCGCATACTCACTATCAGGACATCGTGCTGATTGGCGGCGGTCACAGCCACAGTGTGTTCCTGCAGCTGTGGGCAAAAAAACCGCTACCCGGGGTGCGGGTGACCCTGGTGTCGCCGCAAGTACTGAGTACCTATTCCGGCATGCTCGCCGGGATGATTTCCGGCCACTACAGCTATAGCGATATCCACATCGACTTGCCGCGGCTGTGTCGGGCGGCCGGCGCACGTTTCGTGCAGGCGTGCGCACACCATATCGATCCGGTGGAGAAAACCGTCTCCCTGCTGGGACGCCCGGATCTGGAGTACGACCTGATTTCCCTCGACATTGGCGCCACCCCCTGTCGCCAGATACCGGGCTCGGAGCTGGCGATCCCCGTTAAACCCGTCGGCCACTTCCACCGCTACTGGCAACAACTGCGACAACAGGTTTACCGCCAGCACCAGCCGCTGCGCCTCGGCGTGGTGGGTGGCGGCCTGGGCGGCTGCGAGCTGGCCATGGCCATGGCCAGCGCACTGGAAGAGCCGGTGTACAGCGGTCGCGTGGAAATACACCTGCTGCAGGCAAGTGGAAAGCTTCCTCAGGAATTTTCCCTGCTCGGCCGCAGGTTAGTGGCGCGGGAGCTGGGACGACTGGGGGTACGGGCGCACCGCAACTGGCGGGTATCGGAGATTACCCCGTGCGGCGTGCACAACGACGAGGGAGAGTTCCTGGCACTGGACAAAGTTTTGCTGTGCACCGAAGCCGGGGCGCCCCCCTGGCTGGCGCAGTCCGGGCTGGCACTGGACCAGCAGGGTTTTGTGCGCGTCGACGAGTACCTGCGCGCAGAGCAACACCCCTCGGTATTTGCCGCCGGTGACGTCGCCAGCCCGGCGTCCGGCGGGAAGCGCCAACGCCAACGCAAATCCGCCAGGAATGCACTGAACCAGGGCCCAGCGCTGTTTCACAACCTGCGTGCCACGCTGCTGGAACAACCGCTCAAGCCCTACCGGGAAACGCGACGTTTTTTCCACCAGCTTGCCTGCGGCAGCCAGCGCGCCATTGTCGCCCGCGGTGGCTTTGCGGCGGTGGGCAGCCTGATGTGGCACTGGAAGGACCTGCACGACCGCCGCCTGATGCACGCCTTTGAAGGGGCAGCGGCGGCACACGCCGAATCGGCCCGGCAACGGATTCCCACGCGCCTGTCTGCCCTGTGGCGCACCCTGATGCAACCGGCGCCCTGCGGTCTTGACCAGCGCAATAACATGTCCGTTGCCGGTCTGCGCCATCACAGTCCCTCGAGGACGAGCGAGGCTAGGTTGCTGGATCGCGCCCTGGCGTCGCTGCCTCAGCCCCAGCCTATCGTGTCGACGCTCGCCCGCGGCCGCGATACTGCGGCGATCACCCTGCCCGCCAATCAATCGCTGCTGCAGCATTCGAGCCAGATAACCGCACCCGTCGCGGACCCCTGGCTGTACGGCCGACTGAGTGCATTGCATGCGCTCACGTCGCTGCTGACCGCACACGCGCAACCGTGTACCGCACAGGCTTTGGTCACGCTTCCACCGGGGGCACCAGAGATCGCGGCAAGGGACCTGCAGCAATTGCTGGACGGCGCCGCGCGCGAACTCAACCAGCATAACTGCGCCCTGAACGGCGGCAGCGCGAGTACCGGCAGTGCACTGCAACTGGGATTGACCGTCAACGGTACCATCGACCCGCAACAGCACCAGCCCGACCACCTCGGCGCGCGCGCCGGGGACTGCCTGATTCTCACCAAGCCGCTCGGCACCGGCGCTCTGTTCGCAGCGGAATGCCAGGGCAAGGCGCGCGGCCGCTGGATACAGCAGGCCCTGGAGATGATGCTGCAGAGCAATGCCACCGCCGCCGATATCTTTGCCGACCATCGCGCCCATGGGCTGCACAACATCAGCGATACGGGTTTACTGGGTGAACTGTTGACCCTGCTCAAGTGGCGCAACCACCGAGCAGCCCACGGCAAGCACGGCGCACACGCAACCGCACCTCACCTAGGCGCCCAGCTGTTAACAGACGCCCTCCCGTTTTTGCCCGGCGCCACCTGCTGTGCGGGACACGGTTTTCTCTCTGCGCAACACCAGCACAATGCCCGCGCCTATGATGCTTTGCAAAACCCCACACCCTGGCGCGCAGACCCTCTGCTACCACTGCTGGTGGACCCGCAAATCTGCGGTGGACTGCTCGCAACTGTTCCCGCCGAGCATGCCCAGAGCTGCCTGGCGGAGTTACAGGCGGCCGGGTGTCGGCACGCGGCAATCATTGGCGTTGTCGACGAACTACCCCAGTCCAGCGGGCAACGGCTTTATGCCACGCAGCCCATTCATCTGGTAAAAGGTGGCGACTGGAACAGTCTGGCGCAACGACCGAGCGCCGTGACGTCCTGA
- a CDS encoding NAD(P)/FAD-dependent oxidoreductase yields the protein MKRIVIVGGGAGGLQLATSLGRHFSFNRFHRRNKSPVAEVILVDKNRTHIWKPLLHQVATGALDSSLDALNYQVHARANGFHFELGSLRGLDRAAKTIELAEVCDSDGQPLVPPRNLEYDYLVVTLGSQSNDFHTPGVREHCQFLDSAEQAQKFHTKLLDQFLQLENRVAEEVHIAIVGGGATGVELAAELVDAVHEMGHYSRIKNGDLKVTLIEAGPHLLPALPSRLGNSSQKELSKIGVRVLTGTQVAEATATGFVTKDGEEIPAAIRVWAAGVKAPDFLKSMDGLSLNRQNQIEVESTLRSKDDPAIFALGDCAGCEDANGQKVPPRAQSAQQMAKTASDNLIRLIENPDAELQPFTYKDRGSLVSLSKFDAVGNLMGGLVKGSLTIEGRLAGLAYRSLYRMHLAALHGWPKAMLLYVIGQANRFVKPRLKMH from the coding sequence ATGAAAAGAATCGTCATTGTTGGTGGTGGCGCCGGTGGATTACAACTGGCCACCAGCCTGGGGCGCCACTTTTCCTTCAACCGATTTCACCGCCGCAATAAATCCCCGGTGGCGGAAGTCATTCTCGTGGATAAAAACCGTACCCATATCTGGAAACCCCTGCTGCACCAGGTAGCCACCGGCGCGCTTGACTCCAGCCTGGACGCGCTCAACTACCAGGTACACGCGCGTGCCAACGGTTTTCATTTCGAACTCGGCAGCCTGCGCGGGCTAGACCGGGCGGCAAAAACCATCGAGCTCGCCGAGGTCTGCGATAGCGACGGTCAACCACTCGTCCCCCCGCGCAATCTCGAGTACGACTACCTGGTAGTTACCCTGGGCAGCCAGAGCAACGATTTTCATACCCCCGGCGTGCGCGAACATTGTCAGTTTCTCGACAGCGCCGAGCAGGCGCAGAAGTTTCACACCAAGCTGCTCGATCAATTCTTACAACTGGAAAACCGGGTTGCAGAAGAGGTACACATTGCGATTGTCGGCGGCGGTGCCACCGGCGTGGAACTGGCGGCGGAACTGGTGGATGCAGTGCATGAGATGGGCCACTACAGCCGTATCAAAAATGGCGATCTGAAGGTCACCCTGATCGAGGCCGGCCCACACCTGCTGCCGGCACTGCCATCCAGACTCGGCAACAGTTCGCAAAAAGAACTCAGCAAAATCGGCGTACGGGTACTCACCGGGACCCAGGTTGCCGAAGCCACCGCCACCGGTTTCGTGACCAAGGACGGCGAGGAAATACCCGCGGCCATCCGCGTGTGGGCGGCGGGCGTGAAGGCACCGGACTTTCTTAAATCCATGGATGGCCTCTCCCTCAACCGCCAGAATCAGATCGAGGTAGAGTCGACCCTGCGCAGCAAGGACGACCCGGCCATTTTCGCTCTGGGTGACTGTGCCGGCTGTGAAGACGCCAACGGCCAGAAAGTGCCACCCCGCGCGCAGTCGGCGCAACAGATGGCCAAAACCGCCAGCGACAACCTGATCCGTCTGATCGAAAACCCGGACGCGGAACTGCAGCCATTTACCTACAAGGACCGCGGCTCACTGGTGTCCCTGTCCAAGTTCGACGCCGTGGGCAACCTGATGGGCGGGCTGGTGAAAGGCAGCCTTACCATCGAGGGGCGCCTAGCGGGACTCGCCTACCGCTCCCTGTATCGCATGCATCTGGCGGCCCTGCACGGCTGGCCCAAGGCAATGCTGCTGTATGTGATCGGGCAGGCTAACCGCTTCGTCAAGCCGCGACTGAAAATGCACTGA